A window of the Arachis duranensis cultivar V14167 chromosome 5, aradu.V14167.gnm2.J7QH, whole genome shotgun sequence genome harbors these coding sequences:
- the LOC107489238 gene encoding protein GAMETE CELL DEFECTIVE 1, mitochondrial isoform X1 codes for MQAFRRIATSISVSKPKQLNAPSFTVAAKPYLKLSDKVPATRFWSSGRDSGNGEDEWNEAWESAWLPEDLTPKSRAPWETDVNFGSPSTSLPESSSTAVSDGVAVAEIETHADAETKAFVEEMNENWEVRRKKGSKEKEKVQNGAVYSVENMKKDYRLRKQRVHAGLWVKEIEKLEEAKLGDHIGSGGGDDIQRLLDSCSDIFDSGNNDLNNTEVPTSEFKNMPDGWETISKSQDGNIWEMSQREEDILLQEFERRIAYSKFQIASFIKTHIFSRRRPIDGWKYMIEVVGPNAKKGKGSVSRVPSLADPSTQPFKEKTLVDKSYIPLERRYAS; via the exons ATGCAAGCGTTTCGAAGAATCGCAACCTCTATCTCAGTATCAAAACCGAAGCAATTAAACGCACCGTCGTTCACGGTTGCCGCCAAACCCTATCTCAAACTTTCCGACAAGGTTCCCGCGACCAGGTTCTGGTCGTCGGGGCGCGATTCCGGCAACGGCGAAGATGAATGGAACGAGGCGTGGGAGTCAGCGTGGCTTCCGGAGGATCTCACGCCCAAGTCTCGGGCGCCATGGGAGACCGACGTTAACTTTGGTTCCCCCTCCACGTCCTTGCCGGAGTCTTCCTCCACCGCCGTTTCCGACGGGGTCGCGGTGGCGGAGATCGAAACTCATGCTGACGCGGAGACGAAGGCGTTCGTGGAGGAGATGAACGAGAATTGGGAGGTTAGGAGAAAGAAGGGAtcgaaggagaaagagaaggtgCAAAATGGTGCCGTTTATAGCGTGGAGAATATGAAGAAGGATTACCGGTTGAGGAAGCAAAGGGTGCACGCTGGGCTGTGGGTTAAGGAGATTGAGAAGCTCGAGGAGGCTAAGTTGGGGGATCACATTGGCAGCGGCGGCGGCGATGACATTCAGAGATTGCTTGACAGCTGCTCGGA CATCTTCGACTCCGGCAACAATGATCTGAACAACACAGAAGTTCCAACTTCTGAGTTCAAAAACATGCCTGATGGGTGGGAAACAATATCTAAATCTCAAGATGGAAACATATGGGAGATGTCCCAGAGAGAAGAGGATATACTTCTCCAGGAATTTGAGCGTCGGATTGCTTATAGCAAGTTTCAG ATCGCTAGTTTTATCAAGACTCATATATTTAGTCGGAGGAGACCAATTGATGGGTGGAAATATATGATAGAGGTGGTGGGACCAAATGCTAAGAAAGGGAAGGGTAGTGTCTCTAGGGTTCCCAGTCTAGCTGATCCCTCTACTCAACCGTTCAAGGAGAAGACCCTTGTTGACAAGAGTTACATTCCCCTTGAGAGAAG ATATGCTTCATGA
- the LOC107489238 gene encoding protein GAMETE CELL DEFECTIVE 1, mitochondrial isoform X2, producing the protein MQAFRRIATSISVSKPKQLNAPSFTVAAKPYLKLSDKVPATRFWSSGRDSGNGEDEWNEAWESAWLPEDLTPKSRAPWETDVNFGSPSTSLPESSSTAVSDGVAVAEIETHADAETKAFVEEMNENWEVRRKKGSKEKEKVQNGAVYSVENMKKDYRLRKQRVHAGLWVKEIEKLEEAKLGDHIGSGGGDDIQRLLDSCSDIFDSGNNDLNNTEVPTSEFKNMPDGWETISKSQDGNIWEMSQREEDILLQEFERRIAYSKFQIASFIKTHIFSRRRPIDGWKYMIEVVGPNAKKGKGSVSRVPSLADPSTQPFKEKTLVDKSYIPLERR; encoded by the exons ATGCAAGCGTTTCGAAGAATCGCAACCTCTATCTCAGTATCAAAACCGAAGCAATTAAACGCACCGTCGTTCACGGTTGCCGCCAAACCCTATCTCAAACTTTCCGACAAGGTTCCCGCGACCAGGTTCTGGTCGTCGGGGCGCGATTCCGGCAACGGCGAAGATGAATGGAACGAGGCGTGGGAGTCAGCGTGGCTTCCGGAGGATCTCACGCCCAAGTCTCGGGCGCCATGGGAGACCGACGTTAACTTTGGTTCCCCCTCCACGTCCTTGCCGGAGTCTTCCTCCACCGCCGTTTCCGACGGGGTCGCGGTGGCGGAGATCGAAACTCATGCTGACGCGGAGACGAAGGCGTTCGTGGAGGAGATGAACGAGAATTGGGAGGTTAGGAGAAAGAAGGGAtcgaaggagaaagagaaggtgCAAAATGGTGCCGTTTATAGCGTGGAGAATATGAAGAAGGATTACCGGTTGAGGAAGCAAAGGGTGCACGCTGGGCTGTGGGTTAAGGAGATTGAGAAGCTCGAGGAGGCTAAGTTGGGGGATCACATTGGCAGCGGCGGCGGCGATGACATTCAGAGATTGCTTGACAGCTGCTCGGA CATCTTCGACTCCGGCAACAATGATCTGAACAACACAGAAGTTCCAACTTCTGAGTTCAAAAACATGCCTGATGGGTGGGAAACAATATCTAAATCTCAAGATGGAAACATATGGGAGATGTCCCAGAGAGAAGAGGATATACTTCTCCAGGAATTTGAGCGTCGGATTGCTTATAGCAAGTTTCAG ATCGCTAGTTTTATCAAGACTCATATATTTAGTCGGAGGAGACCAATTGATGGGTGGAAATATATGATAGAGGTGGTGGGACCAAATGCTAAGAAAGGGAAGGGTAGTGTCTCTAGGGTTCCCAGTCTAGCTGATCCCTCTACTCAACCGTTCAAGGAGAAGACCCTTGTTGACAAGAGTTACATTCCCCTTGAGAGAAGGTAG
- the LOC107489239 gene encoding HVA22-like protein c yields the protein MGASENNFLHVIAKNFDVLALPLVTLVYPLYASIQAIETRSIADDQQWLTYWVLYSLITLFELTFAKVLEVLAIWPYAKLILSCWLVLPHFNGAAHVYKQYIRPFYMNPQLPHLPQMPRTSHMWYVPRKNIFSKQDDVLTAAERYMEEHGTEAFERLISRDREARARHHGAYTNGNYTIFNDDFIY from the exons ATGGGGGCTTCTGAAAACAATTTCCTCCACGTCATTGCCAAGAACTTCGACGTTCTTGCACT GCCCTTAGTTACCCTCGTTTACCCTTT ATATGCTTCAATCCAGGCCATAGAGACCAGGTCAATTGCTGATGACCAACAATGGCTCACATATTGGGTTCTCTATTCTTTGATAACACTCTTTGAGCTCACTTTTGCCAAAGTTCTTGAAgt GCTTGCCATATGGCCCTATGCCAAGTTGATACTTAGTTGCTGGTTGGTTCTTCCACACTTTAATGGCGCAGCGCATGTTTATAAGCAATACATTAGACCTTTCTATATGAACCCACAACTTCCGCACCTGCCGCAGATGCCACGAACTTCTCACATGTGGTATGTTCCAAGAAAGAACATATTCAGCAAGCAAGACGATGTTTTGACCGCGGCTGAGAGATACATGGAAGAGCATGGAACAGAAGCCTTTGAAAGACTCATAAGCAGG GATAGAGAAGCTAGAGCAAGGCATCATGGAGCATACACAAATGGAAATTACACAATCTTCAATGATGATTTTATATATTAG